A genomic stretch from Scomber scombrus chromosome 8, fScoSco1.1, whole genome shotgun sequence includes:
- the matk gene encoding megakaryocyte-associated tyrosine-protein kinase encodes MSWAAGTQCVAKGDHRKAKPGELVYHKGDILTVVDTSTRKGYFKARHNTTGEEGLVNSTNVREREALRVDPGLSLMPWFHGNISGPEAVSKLQPPEDGLFLVRESVRHPGDYVLCVSVSGQVVHYRVIYQDNKLTIDNAEHFYNLIDMIEFYSENKGSIATTLLKPKQKHGAKSAELELSKSGWLLDITKLTLGENIGEGEFGAVYKGDYMGQRVAVKTIKCDVTAQAFLQETTVMTKLQHKNLVRLLGVILHKGLHIVTELMTKGNLVNFLRTRGRSVVNSVQLLRFALDVCEGMEYLESKKLVHRDLAARNVLVSDDSVAKVSDFGLTKDLKVSDSVKLPIKWTAPEALKKEKFSTKSDVWSYGVLLWEIFSYGRQPYPKMSLQEVKERVEGGYRMEAPEDCPAGVYSLMRICWEQEPRKRPTFHKLREKLEQEMQEMSKHSR; translated from the exons ATGAGCTGGGCTGCTGGGACACAGTGTGTGGCCAAGGGGGACCACAGGAAAGCCAAACCTGGAGAACTGGTTTACCACAAAGGAGACATCCTCACTGTTGTTGATACGAGCACG aggaaaGGATACTTCAAGGCAAGGCACAACACCACAGGAGAGGAGGGACTTGTCAACTCCACTAATGTGCGTGAAAGAGAGGCTCTGCGTGTGGATCCAGGCCTCAGCCTTATGCC CTGGTTTCATGGTAACATCTCCGGCCCGGAGGCGGTGAGTAAGCTGCAGCCGCCCGAGGATGGCCTGTTCCTGGTGCGAGAGTCTGTCCGCCACCCTGGCGACTACGTCCTGTGCGTCAGTGTTTCCGGACAGGTCGTCCATTACCGAGTGATTTATCAGGACAATAAGTTGACCATCGATAACGCAGAGCATTTCTACAACCTTATTGACATGATAGAG TTCTACTCAGAGAACAAAGGCTCCATTGCTACAACTCTTCTGaagcccaaacaaaaacatggagCCAAGTCAGCTGAGTTGGAGCTCTCTAAAT CGGGATGGCTGCTGGACATCACGAAGCTCACACTGGGAGAAAATATTGGAGAGGGGGAGTTTGGCG CTGTTTATAAAGGGGACTATATGGGCCAGAGGGTGGCAGTAAAGACCATCAAATGTGATGTCACAGCCCAGGCTTTCCTGCAGGAAACCACTGTAATGAC GAAGCTCCAACATAAAAACCTAGTGCGATTGTTGGGCGTCATCCTTCACAAAGGGCTTCACATCGTTACAGAGCTCATGACGAAG GGTAACCTTGTTAACTTTCTCAGGACAAGAGGGCGCTCAGTTGTAAACTCTGTCCAGCTGCTACGCTTTGCACT tgaTGTGTGTGAGGGGATGGAGTACCTGGAGTCTAAGAAGCTGGTTCATAGAGACTTGGCAGCTCGTAACGTCCTTGTCTCTGACGACAGCGTAGCCAAGGTCAGTGACTTTGGCCTGACCAAGGATCTGAAGGTGTCAGATAGCGTAAAACTGCCAATCAAATGGACTGCTCCCGAAGCTCTGAAGAAAGAG AAATTCTCCACAAAGTCAGATGTTTGGAGTTACGGTGTTCTTCTATGGGAGATTTTCTCTTATGGCCGTCAACCCTACCCTAAAATG TCTCTTCaggaggtgaaggagagagTGGAGGGAGGGTATCGCATGGAGGCTCCAGAGGACTGTCCAGCAGGCGTTTACTCTCTGATGAGGATTTGCTGGGAACAGGAGCCACGCAAAAGGCCCACTTTCCACAAACTGAGGGAGAAACTTGAACAAGAGATGCAAGAGATGAGTAAACACAGCCGATAG